A genomic window from Caldicellulosiruptor kronotskyensis 2002 includes:
- a CDS encoding ATP-binding cassette domain-containing protein, whose protein sequence is MNFKYYVKIVLLLPTIFIVFINLIEGIINIYISNTFAKLFSLAIQKDMEVFICNVVTFLLIYLIIISGKLFFSLLIEFFKENRIIELKKKLFMLFLNNKYSLIEKYGQGEILNRLEQDFNDIVKCFYVHYSSVFSALICLAGYFIFLGLKNFSLSVIFFGLWILPIFPLFFTIKYMNKIVEESHRADDELTGFIKQSFEGIEVIKAYNLYEWASLRFLSLEEVSKKCANEMEKVGTIEDILYNLCNNIAKFGTYIMLGLFLYKKLITPDLVVVFISLFPIVIDNFKVAAKGFQNLRVEKSSFERISEILNFDIENQYGNMIQINEIENIVFKNVSFSYENSKSIFNKINFRINKGDKILIMGSNGSGKTTLLKLIMGLYESFKGDILINGVPLSKVDFKSFSKHISFIPQNFTFFTQDIDNNLNMVIQDNLEDRKRSLLHLFGLDDILSKKINQLSDGQKQKISIIRGLLKKSSILIIDEPTNYLDTKSIEILKDILCKSEKTIIIVSHNIELTSCVNRIWRIENQSVNEIAEIY, encoded by the coding sequence ATGAATTTTAAATACTATGTAAAAATAGTATTGTTATTACCTACTATTTTCATTGTTTTTATAAATTTAATTGAGGGTATCATAAACATATATATTTCTAATACCTTTGCTAAATTATTTTCATTAGCTATCCAAAAAGATATGGAGGTTTTTATATGTAATGTAGTTACCTTTCTTTTAATTTATCTTATTATTATTTCTGGCAAATTATTTTTTTCATTGTTAATTGAATTTTTTAAAGAGAATAGAATTATTGAACTAAAGAAAAAGTTATTTATGTTGTTTTTGAATAACAAATATTCATTAATAGAAAAATATGGACAAGGTGAGATTTTAAATAGATTAGAGCAGGACTTTAATGATATAGTAAAGTGTTTTTATGTTCATTATTCTTCAGTTTTTTCAGCCTTAATATGTTTAGCAGGTTATTTTATTTTTTTGGGTCTAAAAAATTTTTCTCTTTCAGTTATTTTTTTTGGTCTTTGGATTTTACCTATATTTCCACTGTTTTTTACAATAAAATATATGAATAAAATAGTTGAGGAAAGTCATCGTGCAGATGATGAGTTAACAGGTTTTATTAAACAGTCTTTTGAAGGAATTGAAGTAATAAAAGCATATAATCTTTATGAATGGGCCTCTTTAAGATTTCTTTCCTTGGAAGAAGTCAGTAAAAAATGTGCAAATGAAATGGAAAAAGTAGGAACAATTGAAGATATACTTTACAACTTATGCAACAATATAGCAAAATTTGGTACATATATCATGTTAGGTTTATTTTTATATAAAAAATTAATAACTCCTGATTTGGTTGTAGTGTTTATATCACTTTTTCCTATTGTAATTGATAATTTTAAAGTAGCAGCAAAAGGTTTTCAAAATTTGAGGGTTGAAAAAAGTTCTTTTGAAAGAATTAGTGAAATACTAAATTTTGATATAGAAAATCAATATGGGAATATGATACAAATAAATGAAATTGAAAATATTGTGTTTAAAAATGTTTCGTTTTCCTATGAAAATTCTAAGAGTATCTTCAACAAAATAAATTTTCGTATCAACAAAGGAGATAAGATATTGATTATGGGTTCTAATGGAAGTGGAAAAACTACTCTTTTGAAGCTTATAATGGGGCTTTATGAATCTTTTAAAGGTGATATTCTTATTAATGGTGTACCACTTTCAAAAGTAGATTTTAAGAGTTTCAGTAAACACATTTCATTTATTCCCCAAAATTTTACTTTCTTTACACAGGATATAGATAATAACCTCAATATGGTGATTCAAGACAATTTGGAAGATAGAAAAAGAAGTTTACTGCACTTGTTTGGTTTGGATGATATTTTATCAAAAAAAATTAATCAACTTTCAGATGGGCAAAAACAGAAAATATCAATAATAAGAGGGTTGTTGAAAAAGTCTTCAATCTTAATAATTGATGAACCGACTAATTATCTTGATACTAAAAGTATAGAAATTTTGAAAGATATTCTTTGTAAAAGTGAAAAAACAATAATAATTGTTTCACATAATATTGAATTGACAAGTTGTGTAAATAGAATTTGGAGAATCGAAAACCAATCAGTAAACGAAATTGCTGAAATTTATTAA